One genomic window of Erinaceus europaeus chromosome 7, mEriEur2.1, whole genome shotgun sequence includes the following:
- the LOC103125695 gene encoding olfactory receptor 6B2-like, protein MTSMPVLSTSPSPTCLAELGPRSSMRGENVTEVSTFILLGFPTGPRLQSALFLLFLLTYLFILWENLAIILTVWASPALHRPMYYFLGIMSTIEIWYVCDIIPKMLDGFLLQRKRISFVGCMTQLYFFSSLVCTECVLLASMAYDRYVAICHPLRYQSIMTTGLCVQLVAFSFFSGFSISVIKVYFISSATFCGSNVLNHFFCDISPILKLACTDFSTAELVDFVLAFLILVSPLIATILSYGHIALAVLRIPLASGRRKAFSTCASHLTVVTIFYTALLFMYVRPQAIDTRSSNKLISVLYTVLTPILNPLIYCLRNKEFKDALRKTLGLGQAPP, encoded by the coding sequence ATGACGTCTATGCCAGTCCTGAGCACCTCACCTTCTCCAACATGTCTTGCAGAGCTGGGTCCCCGCAGCAGCATGAGGGGAGAGAACGTGACCGAGGTGAGCACCTTCATCCTGCTGGGCTTCCCCACGGGCCCCCGCCTGCAGTCCGCCCTCTTCCTGCTCTTCCTGCTCACCTACCTCTTCATCCTGTGGGAGAACTTGGCCATCATCCTCACCGTGTGGGCCAGCCCCGCCCTGCACAGGCCCATGTACTACTTCCTGGGCATCATGTCCACCATCGAGATCTGGTACGTGTGTGACATCATCCCCAAGATGCTGGACGGCTTCCTGCTTCAGCGCAAACGCATCTCCTTCGTGGGCTGCATGACCCAGCTCTACTTCTTCAGCTCGCTCGTGTGCACAGAGTGTGTGCTGCTGGCCTCCATGGCCTACGACCGCTACGTGGCCATCTGCCACCCCCTGCGCTACCAGAGCATCATGACCACGGGGCTGTGTGTGCAGCTGGTGGCCTTCTCTTTCTTCAGCGGCTTCTCCATCTCCGTGATCAAAGTCTATTTCATCTCCAGCGCCACGTTCTGTGGCTCCAACGTGCTGAACCACTTCTTCTGTGACATCTCCCCCATCCTCAAGCTGGCCTGCACGGACTTCTCCACGGCCGAGCTGGTGGACTTTGTGCTGGCCTTCCTCATCCTGGTGTCCCCTCTCATCGCCACCATCCTGTCGTACGGCCACATCGCCCTGGCCGTGCTGCGCATCCCCTTGGCCAGTGGCCGCCGCAAAGCCTTCTCCACCTGTGCCTCCCACCTCACGGTGGTCACCATCTTCTACACGGCCTTGCTCTTCATGTACGTGCGGCCTCAGGCCATTGACACACGCAGCTCCAACAAGCTCATCTCTGTTTTGTACACAGTCCTCACCCCTATCTTGAACCCCCTCATCTACTGCCTGCGGAACAAGGAATTTAAGGACGCCTTGCGGAAGACACTAGGGCTGGGCCAGGCCCCACCTTAG